In the genome of Primulina tabacum isolate GXHZ01 chromosome 13, ASM2559414v2, whole genome shotgun sequence, the window aaaaaatatttactattCAAGATATATGAATCAAATTGACCACATTAATATTTACAATCTAATATTTGAATTCAAACAACTGAATTTTATTAAATGGGCTCCAATTCCATTCTGTTAAAGTTTGAACTTGAATTTAAACTAAAGAgttggtctcttgtgagacgatctcacgaatttttatttgtgagacggtcaaccctactgatattcacaataaaaagtaatactcttagcataaaagtaatatttttttcataaatgaatCAAATAATagatccgtcttacaaaatacgatccgtgaaaccgtttcacacaaatttttgttctATTTCGTATGGAATTAGGTATGACGACATATGGAGTTTGGCCGAAGATAACAGGTTCAAATTCAAAGCAAATAATATACTACGGGAAATACCATGATTTATTTCCATGCCCCCCTGGACAGCTAATAGTTTGtatataattttcttgaaaaagatTTGAGGTGCCCCCCTCAACTTTATCCGAAAAATGCGAGCCCCAAATCTTTAAATTCGACGTGTTATCTTGTTTCCAAGATGCAGGAAAAGTAGTTGTTCCCATGATGATTGGACAAAGATATTATTTCCCATCTTCTTCATGATTGTTGTTCAATCAATTCTCAAATAAGTTTTTCAACTGCGCCTTTTAAGGCAAATCTGCCCACAGTTAATCTTCAACGATCAATTATTTCTCCCTATTTTTGCTGTTTTTCTTGGTGTGCCACCTTTGATCATCTTAAATTTTAATTCAGAAAATTTGAATCAAAGAATgaaaatttttatatgatatttgGGGACGTCAGGAAGAGGGTTCTTTTTGCTGAATCGTGACTAGGGAAGGGGGGGAAGAGGAGATGAGAATTCTGTATTGTTGCAGGATTAAGAGGAGCGATACAATGAAGAAGAATTCTTTGAAAACTTCTAGAACTTCTGTTAAAGAAATTAAGGCTGATGCCGAGACATTATACACGATTGCCCGAAGTTTATCGATGAATACGGGTTAGAATCCTATAGTAATATCCATTTCTTCTGGTAAAATCTTCATGTTGCATCAGATGTATTTTTCTGTGCAtggtttttttttgttttgggttTTATCCGTTAATATTGGAAGAACCCTTTGTGTTTTTCTATATGTATAACTTCTTTTGGATTCTTTTTTTTCGCACGAAACTAGAGTTGCTTCTGATCAGAATTCATGTCATTTTGTTTTAGGTATATAGCCTCAGAAACCACGCTGAAATTCTAAAGTAATCCTTTACAGATcgaatgatattttgatattgtTATGAACAGGTAACAGCAAACAGAGGATAATCGCTGAAGACATACTCAAGCATGGAAATGTGAGAGTTCCGGCTGAAGTATTTACTTTCCGAGAACTTGCTCATGCCACAGAAAATTTCGATCCCGAACTTCTAGTAGGTGAAGGAGGATTTGGGAGGGTCTACAAAGGATACCTCAAGAAAACAAATCAAgtataaacttaaatatttcaGAGTCTGATCTCTCCTTTTTGCCTTTTTATTTTCAACGTTTAAAACTGGTAAATTATCTTACATGGTTAATCTGTTTCCAGGTTGTTGCTGTGAAGCAACTGGACAGAAATGGGGTTCAAGGGAACCGAGAATTCCTGTCGGAGGTCTTGACTTTAAGCCTCGTGCACCACCGGAATCTCGTGAATTTGATAGGATATTGTGCAGATGGCCGCCAACGGATATTGGTCTATGAGTACATGCATAATGGATCGTTAGAAGATCAACTTTTGGGTAGTTCTTGATTCATGATTTGTTATAGTAGCTAGTAAATTCAAAATGTCGAAATGCATCGAATTTCGTAAGTAACGGCTGCATCTTTCTCCTGGTATCAGATTTGCCACCAGATAAGGAGCCTCTGGATTGGTACACGAGAATGCAGATAGCTAAAGGtgcagctcaaggactcgagtACTTGCATGATACGGCAAACCCTCCGATAATATACCGCGATTTCAAGGCGTCCAACATATTATTAGACAAGAACTTCTGTCCTAAGTTGTCGGATTTTGGGCTTGCTAAGTTGGGTCCAACGGGAGGGCAGGATCACGTGTCAACGAGGGTGATGGGGACGTACGGGTACTGTGCACCCGAATACGCAAAAACCGGCCAGCTGACGACCAAATCCGATGTTTACAGTTTTGGGGTGGTGTTTCTTGAGATTATTTCAGGGAGGAGAGCTATTGATAACACGAAACCACCCGAGGAGGAGAATCTAGTAGATTGGGTTAGTTTgagtaatattatttatatcagATTTATACATTAGTTAAACTAACATATGTATTGATTTATATGTATAGAGTAGATATATAGGTCTCTAGCAATCTAAATTAGGCTGTGGATCTTGCAAATCCGACCCCTAGTCCAGCATTCATCCAAAGGGTAGAATCATAATGAGGAATTTGTTTTTGAATGTGGAATTTGCAGGCAATGCCACTATTCAAGGACAGGAGGAAGTTTACATTGATGGCCGATCCATTACTTGAAGGGAAGTACCCAATGAAGGGTCTATTCCAAGCTCTCGCTGTTGCAGCAATGTGTCTGCAGGAAGAGGCCAGCACGCGGCCGCTGATTGGAGATGTCGTCACTGCGCTCGAGTATTTAGCTATTCCGACCGATATTGAAGAAGATTCAAATGCAACTGATCACATCTTAACATAAACAAATTATCCTGGAGAGAGAGGATTAATGGATGGTAAATGCAATATTCCTCGTCGTTGGTCATATGACTACTTTTGTGTTGGTAGTTTTGCTTTTCTATTTTGGAAAGATTTTCGGATATCAACAACGCAGTCAAAGGAGAGATTTGTTGAAGTTACGGTTCTTTTTGAATCTCGATCCAAGAATTAAATTAACATGGACaaaataatatatgcatgatttgcTAGCTTATTCGAGAATCGAACGTTTTGGACCTTTGGTGCTATCAGACCAATGAATCTATAATGTAAGTTTTTAGGTGtaatattcatatcaaattcccttggCTAGCTAGTGTGCATGTTGAGAGGGGGATCAATCCATTGGAACAATAATGATTTATTTACATTGTTAACAAGTTTTATACGATAAATGAAGCGTGGATAACATAAAATGGAGTCTAAATAAATAACATTAGACTTTTATTTAATCTGTGTACTTTTATGCATATTTTCTAGTATTTCTAACATAGTTTTAGCCATTGAGTTAGAATTCCAGGTTCATGCATTCATGAGATACATATTAGCATTGTTAATTCCTCCCACAACTTGGAAAAACTCGCATGGACACGGATGTGATATCATGGACACTACACGATATAGGTGAATTTTTTGGAAGGTATATGCAAAGGCTAATTATATGCTCGTGTCGTCCGGGCCCAATTCACAGACTTAACAGTTGAATATCCACATTGATGCTCACTAAAACATGGGTTTGGTATTTTCCGTTTATAAATATGGAGATGAGCTCCTGTGTGGCAGAACACGGCTAACCTGCTAACCAACCTACACGACTGACCTCCCAACCAAAACACCGAAAATCATGAAAAAGAATGTTAGAAATTGGGCCGAAGAACCCCTCCAACGTTCAAGTTAAATTCCAACATAAATATATGCAGAAATTAAAGTGAATGCACCCCTGAACATGAAATCACACCAGATATTCATAGAGAaaataaattaccaaaaatcaaAGGAGCACTTGTTTAAGCAGATCCTAACTTCTCATGTCCTAGTCGAGAATTGAGCCCTCCCCAATTGAGTTAAGCAAATCAACCTACCGGATCTTGTTGTACGGGAGACATGGCATTCATTTTGTCCCTTGTATCCAAGTTGCCAATCACAGAGCTCGACTATGTAGTCGACCTCGAGAACATTACTGGTCTCTATCGGATGCCACTCTTTTTGTGTGCATGATGTAGACACTGGGAAAATAGTTCTCACATACATCCAAATAGTACATATATTGAAGAATTCAGTGTCCCTTTACAAAGTGGATGTCACATCAAACCTCGTTCCAAGATTGTTCAGATCTTCTCGATCACTGGAATAGGAGGTCGGCCAACTGGGAGCTCAAGTAAGTTAAGCAGCTAGGAGTTAGGAGCTCAAGTCAAATAGCTCAAAGGTAGGAGCTATGAGCTCTTTTAGTTGGCATGGGAGCTAGGCAAGGCATCAGAGTTGGGCCAAGGGAGGGTCGTCATCTCAGATGATTGTTAGTTTATTCGAGATATGTAATCCTCTGTCATTGTCGCGAATCTGAATTGAGCTGACTCGTAGAATTTTATGTGGGATCTTTCCTACGAGTATCATATATCCTATGTCATGAACCCACAAACCCTTTCTTGATCGAGGTCCCATGCGTTGTGCTGAGCTCCCAACTAAAAGAGCTCCTAGCTACTTGACTTACCTTTGAGCCCTTGCTCTTAGTTGGCCGACCTGTTAACCCAATAATT includes:
- the LOC142522922 gene encoding putative serine/threonine-protein kinase PBL23 encodes the protein MRILYCCRIKRSDTMKKNSLKTSRTSVKEIKADAETLYTIARSLSMNTGNSKQRIIAEDILKHGNVRVPAEVFTFRELAHATENFDPELLVGEGGFGRVYKGYLKKTNQVVAVKQLDRNGVQGNREFLSEVLTLSLVHHRNLVNLIGYCADGRQRILVYEYMHNGSLEDQLLDLPPDKEPLDWYTRMQIAKGAAQGLEYLHDTANPPIIYRDFKASNILLDKNFCPKLSDFGLAKLGPTGGQDHVSTRVMGTYGYCAPEYAKTGQLTTKSDVYSFGVVFLEIISGRRAIDNTKPPEEENLVDWAMPLFKDRRKFTLMADPLLEGKYPMKGLFQALAVAAMCLQEEASTRPLIGDVVTALEYLAIPTDIEEDSNATDHILT